From the Streptomyces syringium genome, one window contains:
- a CDS encoding SsgA family sporulation/cell division regulator produces MHTVVERELELSLVLSPERSIPVPARLTYRTKDPYAVHIAFHITSERPVHWTFARELLVEGVFRPCGVGDVRVWPAKTGRRSTVCVALTSPDGCALLRAPASAVAAWLERTLRAVPPGTESELLGLDEALRELLAPTPGDDPWGRDPWSPEETPEP; encoded by the coding sequence ATGCACACCGTGGTGGAACGAGAGCTGGAGCTCAGCCTGGTGCTGTCGCCGGAGCGCAGCATCCCTGTACCGGCCAGGCTGACCTACCGGACGAAGGACCCGTACGCCGTCCACATCGCTTTTCACATCACCTCCGAGCGGCCCGTGCACTGGACGTTCGCCCGGGAGTTGCTGGTGGAGGGCGTCTTTCGGCCATGCGGGGTCGGTGATGTGCGGGTGTGGCCGGCCAAGACCGGCCGACGGTCGACGGTCTGCGTGGCGCTGACGTCGCCGGACGGCTGCGCGCTGCTGCGGGCGCCCGCGTCGGCGGTGGCGGCGTGGCTGGAGCGCACGCTGCGGGCCGTCCCGCCGGGCACGGAGTCCGAGCTGCTCGGCCTGGACGAGGCCCTGCGCGAGCTGCTGGCCCCGACGCCGGGCGACGACCCGTGGGGGCGTGATCCGTGGTCGCCGGAGGAGACGCCGGAGCCGTAG
- a CDS encoding RDD family protein → MSAPTSGSADGSPAFGWYPDPSIPSYIRFWSGAAWVPGTSRPAPAEGEPMPAPPAGVAPVAAPALAAPLPPVPQPASPAPRETARQADRQADRQVDTAQSAGPLPEETGPMFLDEEPALRDARAEAAGRNDGGGRDDGAGRNDPGADTRGPSDSRDPRDSHDPRDPRAGLSGAPGAALPAARDPRLPGAATDPATDASTAPESRPGAARGGDARPARGDGTLTIRAKRPGPGPAPTAVKPGGTMQLRPPARPQPDPDLSPAPQVWPDARAAEAATPAPAAAPAERERPAQRRPVLPATTVTPQPRPRHDESRPERPAPTRQEQRQEERREQRQEERPERPAPVGWAQQVQQLAQAHPGDAMGWKPPKDDPFLRMSQTQGRPAALGRRLAARLVDTAVLAGAVGAAAVPLWGKSVDHIDEKVRQAKQSGQTVTVWLLDGTTGTYLGIVLGVLLLFGVLYEALPTAAWGRTLGKKLCGVRVLDIESHDTVSFGAALRRWLVYGVLGVLVVGVVNVLWCLVDRPWRQCWHDKAARTFVASAGD, encoded by the coding sequence ATGAGCGCCCCTACCTCAGGATCCGCCGACGGCAGCCCCGCTTTTGGGTGGTATCCAGATCCCTCCATTCCAAGCTATATCCGGTTCTGGAGCGGAGCGGCCTGGGTGCCCGGTACGAGCCGGCCCGCCCCCGCCGAGGGGGAGCCGATGCCCGCGCCGCCCGCCGGGGTGGCCCCCGTCGCGGCCCCCGCGCTCGCCGCCCCCCTGCCGCCGGTCCCTCAGCCGGCCTCCCCTGCCCCGCGGGAGACTGCCCGTCAGGCGGACCGCCAGGCGGACCGTCAGGTGGACACCGCGCAGAGCGCCGGGCCGCTGCCGGAAGAGACCGGGCCCATGTTCCTGGACGAGGAGCCCGCGCTGCGCGACGCCCGCGCCGAGGCGGCCGGCCGGAACGACGGCGGCGGTCGGGACGACGGTGCCGGGCGCAACGACCCGGGTGCCGACACCCGTGGCCCCAGCGACTCGCGCGACCCGCGTGACTCCCACGACCCGCGTGACCCCCGGGCCGGCCTGAGCGGCGCCCCGGGCGCGGCCCTTCCCGCCGCCCGCGACCCCCGCCTGCCGGGTGCGGCCACCGACCCCGCCACCGACGCGTCCACCGCCCCGGAGAGCCGCCCCGGCGCCGCGCGCGGCGGTGACGCCCGGCCCGCCCGCGGCGACGGCACGCTGACCATCCGCGCCAAGCGCCCCGGCCCGGGCCCCGCCCCCACGGCCGTCAAGCCCGGCGGCACGATGCAGCTCCGCCCGCCGGCCCGGCCGCAGCCCGACCCGGACCTCTCGCCCGCCCCCCAGGTGTGGCCCGACGCCCGCGCCGCCGAGGCCGCCACCCCGGCGCCGGCCGCGGCCCCCGCCGAGCGGGAGCGCCCGGCGCAGCGCCGCCCGGTGCTGCCCGCCACCACCGTCACCCCCCAGCCCCGGCCCCGGCACGACGAAAGCCGCCCGGAGCGGCCCGCGCCCACCCGACAGGAGCAGCGGCAGGAAGAGCGCCGGGAGCAGCGGCAGGAAGAGCGCCCGGAGCGGCCCGCCCCCGTCGGCTGGGCCCAGCAGGTGCAGCAGCTCGCACAGGCCCACCCCGGCGACGCCATGGGGTGGAAGCCGCCCAAGGACGACCCGTTCCTGAGGATGAGCCAGACGCAGGGCAGGCCCGCCGCGCTCGGCCGGCGGCTCGCCGCCCGGCTCGTCGACACGGCCGTCCTCGCCGGAGCCGTGGGCGCGGCGGCCGTGCCGCTGTGGGGCAAGTCCGTCGACCACATCGACGAGAAGGTGCGGCAGGCGAAGCAGTCCGGGCAGACCGTGACGGTCTGGCTGCTCGACGGCACCACCGGCACCTACCTCGGCATCGTCCTCGGCGTGCTGCTGCTCTTCGGCGTGCTCTACGAGGCGCTGCCCACCGCCGCATGGGGGCGCACGCTCGGCAAGAAGCTGTGCGGGGTGCGCGTCCTCGACATCGAGTCCCACGACACCGTCTCCTTCGGGGCGGCCCTGCGCCGCTGGCTGGTGTACGGGGTGCTGGGCGTCCTCGTCGTCGGCGTGGTGAACGTGCTGTGGTGCCTCGTCGACCGGCCGTGGCGGCAGTGCTGGCACGACAAGGCGGCCCGGACGTTCGTCGCCTCCGCCGGGGACTGA